Sequence from the Methanobrevibacter arboriphilus genome:
TTCTAGTGATTCCCAATCATCATCAAGTTTTTCTCTTCCATCTTTCTTCGATTTATATGAATCATGGAGAAAATTCAATAGATTATCTAAATCTTCAATCATTTCTATTGTTCCATCTTCTATAAATTTTTCCTGTGCTGCAGAACTCCAATTAAGATATCTATCTTTATCCAAAAGTTTCATTATATCTAAACTTAATTTTATTCGAAATCTGTATATTTCAATTTTATTAGATTCTAGTGCTATTTTTCTTATTTCTGTTTTATCCTCTTCACTTAACATAATATCATATTTAATCGATACATATAAAAACTTAATTATTTATCATAAGATTTTTACCTGTATATATTTAAATAAATATATATCTATTAAAATTCAATTTTAAATATAACAACTAAAAAAATAATTTTACTTAAAAATTAGTATTATAATTTTCAATTTTCACAATTGATAAAATTAATGGTCATTTATAAGAGATTATTGGATATTTTTTGATGGGTCTGGATGGAAGCATAATCCATGGGGTATTTTAGATTCAAATAACATATTTAGATTCTAATGCTTATGGAAAGAATACATATAATATTTGTATAGTCCTTATTTTTTTATTTAATTAGTTACTGATAAAAAATTAAAAAAAATAAAAACAAACTTTGATAAGAAACTAATACGGCACATATTAAGACATAATTTCACAATATATTTATTAAATCATGTAAAATTATTATTTTGAGGATTGGGCGTATGTTATTTCATAAAAAGATAGACGAAATTTCAGAAAAGGATATAAATAATATAGTTGGAAATGAAGTTTTTGAAGATAAATATTTGGAGTATAAATCTGAGTATAATCATTCAGATAAAATAAAATTCAAGTTAATAAAAACTGTTTGTGGATTTGCAAACTCAGATGGTGGTTTATTAATCTATGGGATAACAGAAGACGAAAACCATACTCCTTCAGAAGTTACAGGGGTTAAATTAGATAGTAGTTTTGATAATGAAGTTAATTGGATTGAAAGTATAGTTTCTTCAAATTCGGAGCCAAGTATTTCGAATATAGAAATAAGACAAATAGAAATTAAAGAATCTGATAGGATTATCTTGATTATTAAAGTTCCAAAAAGCTGGAACCTTCCACATAGAGTTGTGCAAGGAAAACCTAATAAAAAAAGTGAATCTAAAAGAGAATTTTTTGTCAGACGACAATCGAAAACAGTTCCATTGGAGATTGACGAATTGAAAAATCTATTTAGTTTTGCAGGAGATGTTCATGATAAGATTCATTTATTTAGAGATAATCAAATAGCTAAAGTCGTTTCTGACAATGTATTTATATGCACTGACTCTCAAATAGCATTACTCATTGATTTAATTCCTTTTAACAGTTTTAATAATGTTGAATTTGATATTAGAGAAACAAAAGATCAAGTTCCAACTTTTGGCCAAGGAGATTCTAGATATGGGGAATATAATTTTGAGGGAGTTATAAGTAAATCAATGATTCACTATTCTCAAATCTATAGAAATGGGATTATTGAAGGTTTAGTGTCTTCGAACAGATTTTTAAAGGTTCCTCTTAAAGAATTTTTTGAATATACACTAAATTTTATAAATGATTCTATAAAATTATATGAAAAGATAAATTTTTCACCACCCTTCGCTATTTTTATATCACTTATAAATATCGAAAATCGTAATCTTGAAACTTTGTTTTTTGATAAGGAAGCTATTAGTGATAGAAATGTTTTACCTGGTCATGAAATCATGATTGAAAAGTATTTATCTAAAAATGAGATAGCATTTAAACTCAAAACTGTTTTTGATTCATTTTATAATCATTTTGGGATTGAAAATTCTCCTTTTTACGATGAAGAAGGCAATTGGAAGAAAAAATGAATTTTTATAATGCATAATTAGAATTTATATAAACTTTTAGTTGTTTTCAGTGGATACAATGTCATTAAAAAATCTTAAAATCCCCCATATTCCATATTTAAATTTTAATCAGGATAAAGATAAAAATATCATTTTTCAAGCTATCTCAGGTGTTATTAAATCCACCTCAGAAGATAAAAAAGATGATATATTTGATATTAAATTAGTGATTTCAAATGATATAAAGATATATTTTTCTATTAGTCTTTTTAGTACTTATTTTTTTAAAAAATATGGCGAATATGAAGAAGATAAAAAAAATATTGTAGATGGAACTCCTGATATAAGTTTTTATTCAAACATCTATTTTGTTGACTCAAAAAACCGATATGATGTGAAAATAAAAAATTTTTTCGTAGATAGTTACAAATTTAACTTTTCAGGAGATTATTCAACACTCAAAGCATATATAGTGGGAGTCTGTGAAGAAATAGTTGTTTATGATAATGATTTTTCAGATAATGAAACTGTCGAATCATGGGAAATAATAGAAAATACTATTTTTAGTCAACCCAAAGGCTTTGGATTTAAAAATATCCAGATTGAAAAACTATTCTTAAAAGGTTTGGACACTAATGAATTTAATAGTGTCAATTTGAATAAAAAATGTATTAACCAGTTTAAATATGCTACAGGATACTTTTATTATAAAGATAAGTTTAAAAATTTGAATAAATGGGATAAACGATTAGATAATATTTATTATTTGTTAGCTTTCTATAATTCTGATTTTAATAATCGTAGAATTACTTTAATTGAAGGAGAAAACAAAACAAAAATGATTTTCAGAGATAGGTATTTAGGAGAATCAAATGGCAAAAATATATTTGAAAAAAATGGATATAATTTATTTAATCTTATTGATTCTACTTATTCTCCTCTAACTAATTTAGAACTTAAAGAGATAGATTTTAAGTTACTTATTGAATATTTTATTTATATAGAAAATGCATATAATATTAAAAATGAAATTCTGTTCTCTTCAATATTTTTAGAAATATTAAAAAATCAATATAAAACAAACAATGATTCAACATTGTTAGATAATCTTAAAAATGCACTAAATGTGCATGAATTAAATTCTAACAAATTGTTTGAAATTCTTCATGCTAATTATGGAATTGATTTTAAAAAGATAGAGAAAAATATTTTAAATGAATACAAGAATTCTAAAGATAGAAAAAATATTCTTAAAATGTTTGCTATGTTTAAATCTAATTATTTCTTAAATAAATTAAAACTATATAGAAACAATATAGTGCATACTGGAAAAATGAATATTTCTGTGGAGGAAAATATTGAAATCATTGATGAAATTTCTAAATATTTGAAAAAAAGTTTCAATGGTAATAAAAACGAAGAAATTTTAGATAAAATTTCTAATAGTCTTAATGATGAGATAAATTCTGGAAATTTTAGAGAGGATTTTGATTTGCAACAAAATTTTCTTAAAGAATTTATAATAATTATATTATTAGCTATTTTTGATGTGAATTGCAACATAAAAAGAAACACTATAATGGGTAATAACATTAGTAGAAATTCTATAGACTATCTCAATCAATTTAAGTAAATTTATTTAAAAGAGAATTTATGCAAAAAAATTAACGCTCGTTTTCCAATCACAGCTTCTTTTTTAGAAGATAGCTCAATGTATTATGAGATTCAAGCTAGAAGAGAAGATGAAGAAGCTGAAATAATGGATTTAGAATATTATTTTATTCAAAAATTTAGTAAATTGAAACTTCATTATCCATGAAAAAGACTAATTATTACTACAATAGTTGTTATTATCCATTTCTAAAATAGAATTTTTCATATCTATCATGAAAAATTCAAGTGTTTGCTGATAAATTATACTGTCCATACTAGGTTTATATGTCAATAGCCAAGTTGTGGCTTGACAAATAGAAATAGCTGTGTTTTGGATTGTTTCTCCAAGCCCATAGTTACTCGCCCCCCAATGTAAAATTTTTTCCTGTTTTTCACTAGGTAAACTTGTATTATATAATCCTCTTGAAAGGCCATGAATTGAAGCTGATGAAAGATTATAATAGGGTATCAGATGGTCAACATTAACAAATTTAGCCAAAGCTTTAAAATATGGTTTACAAATTTCTTTAGGAATCCAACCCCAATCATAATCAAATTCTTTACCATATTTTTCAATTAATTCATCCCTTTGCTCTTTAATTTTTTCAAAATTATCAGTATTTGGGATGTAATCATCATCAGGATGTAATCTTTCATAATAATTTTGATATTCTTTAATGTCTTTGTATGTTCTAATAATTTCATGTTCCATATATCTTTTTGTAACATAAAACTCATTTTTTGATAAGAAAGCTGAAATGACAGATAATTCATATAAAGTTCTCCATCTTGAATTAGCACCATCCCCATAACCTGTCTTTAAAAGAGTTAATATCTCATTAGATACACGGAGTGCTCTTGCATGAAGTTGCATTAAAACATTTAATTTACAATCATCACTATCTTTATTATAAATATCTCTAGAATGAAGATTGACTGACTCGAAGCACATAATAATCAAGACTTCAAGGTTACCAAGTATTTCTCCCCATTGGTCATGCACCAAATTTTCAAATTCATTTCTTTCATCAGCATATTCTTCTAGCATTGAATTCATATTTTCTTTTATAAATTTTACTAACTCATTAGAACCTGTAGATGTTGCATCTGTTAGTAATTTGGGGAGTTTGTCATTAATAAATTCATCATTAGGAAAATATCCTTTAACACTGATATATTTTTCTACAATAAATGATAAAATTTTTTCTCCAGTATTAGGCTTTTCAATCCCATAATTATTTATTTTCCTTTTTTTATAGTTTGTATTAATTATTATTAGATGTGAATGTTTAATGGAATGCTGTTTTCTATTGTATCTCATTTTTTTATTATTTTTTGTAGATGGGGTTTTTTTTGAAAGATTTTTGTGTGTTTTTTTCTTTGTTTGTTGTAGCTTGCTGTATGCATACAGATAAACACCTTGGTAGTATGTTCCTGTGATATTGTATGGTTTTGGTTTATTGGTATTGTTATCGCTGTCTGCATACAGATCAACACCATATGTTCCTGTGATATTGTATGGTTTTGGTTATATGTGGCGTTGTTATCGCTGTATGCAGCCAGAGCAACACCATAGTCTGTTCCTGTGATATCGTTAGGCTTTGGTTATATGTGGTATTTTTGCTGCTGTATGCAGCCAGATAAACACCTCGTGATGTTCCTGTGATGCTGCATTGTCTTGTTTATATGATGTGTTGTTATCGCTGTCTGCATACAGAGAAACACCATTGCCTGATGTTCCTGTGAATTGTTGTGTAATCTTGGTTATATGTGGTATTTTTGCTGCTGGATGCAGACAGAGAAACACCATCGTAGTATGTTCCTGTGTTTGTTATTTTTGGCTTTGGTTTATTGGTATTGTTATCGCTGTATGCATACAGCTCAACACCATAGTCTGTTCCTGTGGATTGTTGTGTAGTTTCGGTTATATGTGGTATTTTTGCTGCTGGATGCAGACAGATAAACACCATATGTTCCTGTGATGTTGTTGTGTAGTCTTGTTTATATGGGATGTTGTTATCGCTGTATGC
This genomic interval carries:
- a CDS encoding DUF5677 domain-containing protein; its protein translation is MRYNRKQHSIKHSHLIIINTNYKKRKINNYGIEKPNTGEKILSFIVEKYISVKGYFPNDEFINDKLPKLLTDATSTGSNELVKFIKENMNSMLEEYADERNEFENLVHDQWGEILGNLEVLIIMCFESVNLHSRDIYNKDSDDCKLNVLMQLHARALRVSNEILTLLKTGYGDGANSRWRTLYELSVISAFLSKNEFYVTKRYMEHEIIRTYKDIKEYQNYYERLHPDDDYIPNTDNFEKIKEQRDELIEKYGKEFDYDWGWIPKEICKPYFKALAKFVNVDHLIPYYNLSSASIHGLSRGLYNTSLPSEKQEKILHWGASNYGLGETIQNTAISICQATTWLLTYKPSMDSIIYQQTLEFFMIDMKNSILEMDNNNYCSNN
- a CDS encoding AlbA family DNA-binding domain-containing protein, giving the protein MLFHKKIDEISEKDINNIVGNEVFEDKYLEYKSEYNHSDKIKFKLIKTVCGFANSDGGLLIYGITEDENHTPSEVTGVKLDSSFDNEVNWIESIVSSNSEPSISNIEIRQIEIKESDRIILIIKVPKSWNLPHRVVQGKPNKKSESKREFFVRRQSKTVPLEIDELKNLFSFAGDVHDKIHLFRDNQIAKVVSDNVFICTDSQIALLIDLIPFNSFNNVEFDIRETKDQVPTFGQGDSRYGEYNFEGVISKSMIHYSQIYRNGIIEGLVSSNRFLKVPLKEFFEYTLNFINDSIKLYEKINFSPPFAIFISLINIENRNLETLFFDKEAISDRNVLPGHEIMIEKYLSKNEIAFKLKTVFDSFYNHFGIENSPFYDEEGNWKKK